One window of Papaver somniferum cultivar HN1 chromosome 9, ASM357369v1, whole genome shotgun sequence genomic DNA carries:
- the LOC113307863 gene encoding 40S ribosomal protein S21-like has protein sequence MMNEEGQNMDLYIPRKCSATNRIITAKDHASVQLNIGHLSENGVYNREFSTFALSGFVRAQGDADSAVDRLWQKKKVDVKH, from the exons ATGATGAACGAAGAAGGACAAAACATGGATCTCTACATCCCAAGGAAATG TTCTGCTACAAATAGAATTATTACTGCAAAAGACCATGCTTCAGTTCAGCTTAACATTGGTCATCTTAGTGAGAATGGTGTCTATAATAGAGAGTTCTCTACTTTTGCTCTCAGTGGTTTCGTTCGTGCCCAG GGAGATGCTGACAGTGCAGTCGATCGGTTATGGCAGAAGAAGAAAGTTGATGTAAAACACTAG